The following coding sequences are from one Spea bombifrons isolate aSpeBom1 chromosome 13, aSpeBom1.2.pri, whole genome shotgun sequence window:
- the TP53INP2 gene encoding tumor protein p53-inducible nuclear protein 2 has translation MFQRFTRLFFSEGPADEPKEPNAFVAEEEDDDGWLIIDIPDSYTSGEDDGTIGQGDSRTPSPLPHSLAERIGWSIPPHPSHSMDESWFVTPPPCFTAEGSGHAVVGSSPLEDLLIEHPSMSVYITSGSIVVEPDTSEITRDRSPSKTRVERRTPHHATSVSAKAAILGKVGQAARLQRAKAAVDRRKLSRKSLQRQNLARHFNERTAIKHRTFLCQPRQRQCNY, from the exons ATGTTCCAGCGTTTCACCCGACTCTTCTTCAGCGAGGGACCAGCCGACGAACCCAAAGAACCCAATGCTTTTGTGGCAGAGGAAGAAGATGATGATGGCTGGCTCATTATTGATATCCCAG ATAGCTACACCTCAGGAGAGGATGATGGGACAATTGGCCAAGGAGACAGTAGGACTCCCAGCCCTTTGCCCCACTCTCTAGCTGAGAGGATTGGCTGGTCCATCCCACCCCACCCATCCCACTCGATGGACGAGAGCTGGTTTGTTACCCCTCCCCCCTGTTTCACCGCAGAAGGTTCGGGCCATGCGGTGGTGGGAAGTAGTCCGCTGGAAGACCTCCTAATAGAACACCCAAGCATGTCGGTTTACATCACAAGCGGAAGCATCGTGGTGGAGCCAGACACTTCCGAGATAACCAGAGACAG GTCCCCGTCCAAAACCAGAGTGGAGCGACGCACACCTCACCATGCCACGTCCGTCTCTGCCAAAGCTGCCATCTTGGGGAAAGTTGGCCAGGCCGCCCGTCTGCAGCGCGCCAAGGCAGCGGTGGACAGACGCAAACTCAGCCGCAAGAGTCTGCAGAGGCAAAACTTGGCACGGCATTTCAATGAGCGCACTGCCATCAAGCATCGCACCTTCCTGTGCCAGCCACGGCAGCGCCAGTGCAACTACTGA